From the genome of Acidobacteriota bacterium:
GTCGGCGGCACCGCTTCCACCTCCGAGTTTGCCGACGCGGTCATCGAAGCCATGCTGCAGGTTCCGGCTGTAACCGCCAGCGCTCCTTGATCTCGAATGACGACCCTGACCACCACATCGACGGCCTTCGCCGACTCTGCAAGCGCGATGCCGATCAACCTTAGGTGATCACCCAGGCTCGATCACCCAAGGTTGACGACCACGCGCGCGGTTCTTTAAACTGCGCAGTTCCGTTCGATGGTCGTTCCCACATGGCTGAAGACAAGCGTCGTATCGGCGTAGTGCTCTTCCAGCTCGGCGGGCCTGATTCTCTCCAGGCCATCGAACCTTTCCTTTTCAATCTCTTCTCCGATCCTGACATCATCGACTTCCCCTTCGCGCGCCTGGGACGGCGTCCGCTCGCCAAGCTCATCTCCACCACGCGCGCCAAGAAAGTGCAGCACCACTACCAGGTCATCGGTGGCTGCTCGCCCATCCGGCGGCACACCGAGCAGCAGGCGCGGGCGCTCGAAGCGGAGCTGCGGCGCGAGGGCCTGGATGCCACCTGCGTTGTCGCCATGCGCTACTGGCATCCCTTCACCACGGAAGCGATCGAGCAACTGCGCGCGGCGCATGTTGCGGGACATGTGGACGAGGTCGTCTTGTTGCCGATGTATCCGCAGTACTCGAGCACAACCACGGGCAGCAGCCTGAATGAGTGGGATAGAAAGACCAAGCCCGGGTGGCCGGTCCAGACTCATGTCGTGCGTGAGTTCTATTCGCATCCCGGCTACCTCGACGCGGTCTGCGAAAAGATCGAAGCCACGCTGGCGCGATTCCCGCGGCCCGCGGAAGCGGAGCTGGTCTTCAGCGCGCACAGTGTGCCCGTTTCCGTCATCGAGAAGGGTGACCCTTACCAGCAACAGATCGAAGCCACGGTCGCGCTCGTGATGGAGA
Proteins encoded in this window:
- the hemH gene encoding ferrochelatase, encoding MAEDKRRIGVVLFQLGGPDSLQAIEPFLFNLFSDPDIIDFPFARLGRRPLAKLISTTRAKKVQHHYQVIGGCSPIRRHTEQQARALEAELRREGLDATCVVAMRYWHPFTTEAIEQLRAAHVAGHVDEVVLLPMYPQYSSTTTGSSLNEWDRKTKPGWPVQTHVVREFYSHPGYLDAVCEKIEATLARFPRPAEAELVFSAHSVPVSVIEKGDPYQQQIEATVALVMEKMQRGGWRNRHRLCYQSKVGASKWLQPSLRTTVRELAAANIKEVCIVPIAFVSDHVETLGEIDHEARELAMALGMRQFEMTPGLNDSPAFVRALAELVREKVRPAALSPEAEVLMAAD